CAAGGGCTCCGTGCCCGCGACCGGCAAGGTCGGCGCCGAGGTCAGCGCGGAGCAGGCCAAGGAGCTGGCGGCCGTCTGCGCGCTCAATGCCCTGGCCGCCGTGAAGTCGGTCGTCGGCGACCTCGACAAGATCGTGCGTGTGGTCAAGGTCGTGGGCTTCATCGCCTCCGCCCCCGACTTCACCGCACAGCCGGGCGTCCTCAACGGCGCCAGCGAGCTGCTGGGCGAGGTCCTGGGCGACAAGGGCGTGCACGCGCGCTCCGCCGTGGGCGTCACGGTGCTGCCGCTGGACGCGCCGGTCGAGGTCGAGATCCTGGTGGAAGTACAGGACTGACCGCAGGAGGGGCCCCGAGCGGCCCCCTCGAACATCAGCGCGTGAGCGCATAGCATCCGGCCATGTCGACTTCGAACGGCCAGTGGTACCCGCCGGAGTGGCCGGACCGGATCAGAGCGCTCACCCGCGGGGAGCTCCGGCCCGCCGCGCCCCGTCGCGCCGCGACCGTACTGCTGATGCGTGACACCACCGGCGGCCCCACCGTTCATATGCTGCGCAGACGCGCCTCCATGGCTTTCGCCGGAGGCGCGTACGCGTATCCGGGGGGCTCCGTGGACCCCCGTGACGAGCGGGACGTGCCCTGGGCCGGGCCCTCGCGCACCGAGTGGGCCCGCCGCCTCGGTGTCGATGCCGCCGGCGCCCAGGCCATCGTCTGCGCCGCCGTCCGCGAGACCTTCGAAGAGGCGGGCGTGCTGCTGGCGGGCCCGACACCGGAGTCGGTCGTCGCGGACACCACCGGCGCCGACTGGGAAACCGACCGCGCGGCGCTCGTCACCCGCGAGCTGTCCTTCGCGGACTTCCTCGACCGGCGCGGTCTGGTGCTGCGCAGCGATCTCCTCGGTGGCTGGGCGCGCTGGATCACCCCGGAATTCGAACCGCGCCGCTATGACACCTGGTTCTTCGTCGCGGCGCTCCCCGAGGGCCAGCGCACCCGCAACGCCTCCACGGAGGCGGACCACACGGTCTGGGCCGCGCCCGCCGACGCGGCCGCCGGCTACGACCGGGGCGAGCTGCTGATGATGCCGCCGACCATCTCCACGCTGCGCGCGCTCCTGCCGTACGGGACCGTCGCCGAGGTCCTGGCGGCCGCGCGCGAGGCGGACCTCACACCCGTGCTCGCGCAAGCCCGCCTCGTCGCGGGCGAGATCGTGCTGAGCTGGCCGGGACACGACGAATTCACCAAACACATCTCCTCAGGGGCCGACGCATGACGTTCGCAGCAGCTCTTCCCGGCAAGCCGCGCGAGGGTGCCATCGGCGGCCCCGCGACCGCCCGCGCCGTCTGCGTGCTGGCTTCCAACCCCTCCGCCATGACGCTCGACGGCACCAATACCTGGATCGTCTCCGAGCCCGACTCCGACCTGGCCGTCGTCATCGACCCGGGGCCGCTGGACGACACCCATCTGCGGGCCGTCATCGCCACGGCCGAGTCGGCGGGCAAGCGCGTCGCGCTGACGCTGCTCAGCCACGGCCACCCCGACCACTCGGACGGCGCCGGGCGCTTCGCCGAGCTGACCGGTACGTCCGTACGGGCACTGGACCCCGCTCTGCGGCTCGGCGGCGAGGGGCTCGGCGTGGGTGACGTGATCACCACCGGCGGCCTGGAGCTGCACGTCCTGTCCACTCCCGGGCACACCGCCGACTCCCTGTGCTTCCACCTGCCCGCCGACCGGGCGGTCCTCACCGGGGACACCGTCCTGGGGCGCGGCACCACGGTCGTCGCCCACCCCGACGGGCGGCTCGGCGACTACCTGGACTCGCTGCGCCGGCTGCGCTCGCTCGCGGTCGACGAGGACGTCGTCACGGTGCTTCCCGGCCACGGGCCCGTGCTCGACGACGCCCGGGGAGCCATCGAGTACTACCTGGCCCACCGCGCCAAGCGCCTCGCCCAGGTCGAGACCGCCGTCGAGAACGGCCACGGCACCCCGGAGGAGGTCGTCGCCCACGTCTACGCGGACGTCGACCGCTCGCTGTGGCCCGCGGCGGAACTCTCGGTGCGGGCGCAGTTGGACTACCTCGGCGAGCACGGGCTGATCTGACGGGGCCGCAGTCGAACGCGCTGTCGGACCCGCTGATGAACCCCAGGGCAGCGCTCCGGCGGCGCACAGGTTGATCTGAGGGCACGGCGGGCGCCTCCCGGCCCTGGGTGCGCGAAAGCCCCTGCCGCGCGCCTGAGCGGGCGGCAGGGGCTTTTACGAGCGGGCGTACGCGCGTACGTACGCCCCCGGGTCAGCGGGAGCGCTTGGCGAGCCGCTCCACGTCCAGGAGGATCACCGCGCGGGCCTCCAGGCGGAGCCAGCCGCGGCCCGCGAAGTCCGCGAGCGCCTTGTTGACGGTCTCCCGGGAAGCGCCGACCAGCTGGGCCAGCTCCTCCTGGGTGAGGTCGTGCACGACGTGGATGCCCTCTTCGGACTGGACGCCGAAACGGCGGGACAGGTCGAGGAGGGCCTTCGCGACACGGCCGGGGACGTCGGAGAAGACCAGGTCCGACATCGAGTCGTTGGTGCGGCGCAGTCGGCGGGCGACCGCGCGCAGCAGGGCGGTGGCCACCTCCGGGCGGGCATTGAGCCAGGGCTGGAGGTCACCGTGGCCGAGGCCGAGGAGCTTGACCTCGGTGAGGGCGGTGGCCGTGGCCGTGCGCGGGCCGGGGTCGAAGAGCGACAGCTCGCCGATCAGCTCGCCCGGGCCCAGGACGGCCAGCATGTTCTCGC
The window above is part of the Streptomyces syringium genome. Proteins encoded here:
- a CDS encoding Crp/Fnr family transcriptional regulator; protein product: MDDVLRRAPLFAALDDEQAAELRASMGEVTLARGDALFHEGDPGDRLYVVTEGKVKLHRTSPDGRENMLAVLGPGELIGELSLFDPGPRTATATALTEVKLLGLGHGDLQPWLNARPEVATALLRAVARRLRRTNDSMSDLVFSDVPGRVAKALLDLSRRFGVQSEEGIHVVHDLTQEELAQLVGASRETVNKALADFAGRGWLRLEARAVILLDVERLAKRSR
- a CDS encoding NUDIX hydrolase, whose translation is MSTSNGQWYPPEWPDRIRALTRGELRPAAPRRAATVLLMRDTTGGPTVHMLRRRASMAFAGGAYAYPGGSVDPRDERDVPWAGPSRTEWARRLGVDAAGAQAIVCAAVRETFEEAGVLLAGPTPESVVADTTGADWETDRAALVTRELSFADFLDRRGLVLRSDLLGGWARWITPEFEPRRYDTWFFVAALPEGQRTRNASTEADHTVWAAPADAAAGYDRGELLMMPPTISTLRALLPYGTVAEVLAAAREADLTPVLAQARLVAGEIVLSWPGHDEFTKHISSGADA
- a CDS encoding MBL fold metallo-hydrolase; translated protein: MTFAAALPGKPREGAIGGPATARAVCVLASNPSAMTLDGTNTWIVSEPDSDLAVVIDPGPLDDTHLRAVIATAESAGKRVALTLLSHGHPDHSDGAGRFAELTGTSVRALDPALRLGGEGLGVGDVITTGGLELHVLSTPGHTADSLCFHLPADRAVLTGDTVLGRGTTVVAHPDGRLGDYLDSLRRLRSLAVDEDVVTVLPGHGPVLDDARGAIEYYLAHRAKRLAQVETAVENGHGTPEEVVAHVYADVDRSLWPAAELSVRAQLDYLGEHGLI
- a CDS encoding RidA family protein, whose translation is MSAVEKRLAELGLTLPDVVPPLAAYQPAVRTGDYVYTAGQLPMVKGSVPATGKVGAEVSAEQAKELAAVCALNALAAVKSVVGDLDKIVRVVKVVGFIASAPDFTAQPGVLNGASELLGEVLGDKGVHARSAVGVTVLPLDAPVEVEILVEVQD